The genomic window GCAGCGTTCGCTTGCGGTGCAGAAAATCGCTTTTCACGTCGTACCGAAGCACGTCGTTCAGATCGTTGCCGATCTGCGCCGCGATGCCGAAGTTTTCCGCCAGCTCGTCGATGCGCTCCGCCGTCTCCGGCTCGATTCCGTCGGCCAGCGAGTACCCCATGAAGCAAGCCAGCTTCAGCAGCGACCCCGACTTGCGCCTCACCATCTCGATATAGTCGGCCTCCGTCTCGACGGAACCGTTCAGATCGGCTTGCTGGCCGTCGATGGAGCGAAGCAGCAGACTGCCGAGACGGGAGATCGCCTCCGCTCCCCGGGGGTGGTCCGCCGTTTCTTTTTGGAAGAGGGCCAGCAGCGCCAGCGCCGCGTTCATCGCGTGAGAGGAAGGGCAGCTCATCCAGGGCGCGCCGCCGTTGTCCTGATCCTGCAAGTCGTCCACGATGTCCAGCGCCAGCAGCGCCAATTCCGTCAGCGCGGCGGCCCGTCCGATCTTCGGCGACCGTCCTCCGGCGAGCTCGTGCGCCGCTTCCGTGATAGCCCCCCAGCGGGAGCGTTCGTTTTCCTTGTGCCGGATACATGCATCGAGCAGTTCACGCAATTGAACGTTCCCGACCGTGCCGTCGATTATGTCCCGCATTTCCTTGTATACCGGCGAGCCCGCGCTTGTCATGTCAATCCTCCTTGCCCGCCGCGTCGGCGACGTAATACTGGCTCCGGATAAACCGTTCGACCGCCTGGATGCGCGTCTGCACGCCGTATTTGTCGTAAATCCGCTTCAAATAATTATCGACGGAACGCTTGCTGGCATGAATCCGTTCCGCGATCTGCTCGTGGGTGGCCCCTTTAACCACCATGCTCATGATAATGACCTCGTTTTCGGTCAACTCGACTTCTTGCGTCACATCCGGCACCGGCAGCTTCAGCTTGGTCAGCAGCGAGCGGGGGAGCACGATCTGGTGGTTCAGAATGCAGACGATCATCGCGCGGAGCGTCGTCTCGTCGGTCTCCTTGGAGATGACCCCGCTTACGCCCAGCCCCAGAAACGTCAGAAGCATGTCCGAGATGTCCACCCCGCTGAACACGACGATCCGGATCTGGGGATGCCGCGTTTTCAACTCCTGAATCAACTGCGTCCCCGTGCAATCCGGAAGCTGGTAATCGAGAAAAACAACCTCGGGCCGTTCGCGTTCGACCAATTCCAGGCAAGATTTCCCGTCCTCCGCGATGCCGACCAGCTCAAGCGAATCGATGTTCTCAAGCAGTTGTCCCGTCGCTCTGGCCATCAGCGGGTGATCGTCGACCACGGCGACCCGCACGATTTTTTTCATGCCGTTTTCCTCCTTGCTTCAGGAAGCTTCACAGTAAATCTCACGCCGTTTCCTTCGCTTGTCTCCAGCTCGTAGCGGCCGTTCATCGCCAGCACCCGGCCTTTGATCTGATCCAATCCCGTTCCCGAACCGATCTCGAGCTCCCGGTCCCGGTCCGACGCGAAACCGACGCCGTCGTCCTCGTAGATTAACTGCACGCCGCCGTTCGCCTCCCCGCTGAGAAGGAACAGGACCCGGCTGGCCTTGGAGTGCTTTTTGGCGTTGTTCAGCAGCTCCTGCACGATCCGGAACAGATGCCGCTGCATGTCCAGATCGAGCCGGTCGAACATCTCGACGCGGCCGGCCGTCTCGAACCGGAGCTCGAAATCGCACCGGCCCTGCTCCAGATCCATCAGCTTGCGGACCGTGCTGATGAGCCCCAGCTCCGCCAGCAGATGCGGGTTCAGCTCGAAGCAGGTTTGCCGCAGATTCATATTGATGATGTCGATATAATCGGCGATGGCTTCCAGACTGTGCGCCGCCGAAGGGACCAGCGCGTTGTTCGCGATCACCGAGGTCAGCTTGCGCTTCAGGAAAAACAAATCCTGCATCGTCGTATCGTGCAGGTCGGTTGCGATCCGCACGCGTTCTTCCTCCTGCAATTCGAACATCAATTTCCGGAACCAGGCGATATCCCCGGCGTCGTTCTCGTCGGGCAGCTTGGCGGCCAGATGCTCCAGCTTGCCGATCAATTTGCGGATGAGATGCACGTTCTCCAGACTGACGGACAAATACGATACGATCAGGGAGAGCCACTGCGTCTCCTCGCGCCCGATCTGCGTCTCGGAGCGCTTCCGCGTCAGAATCAGGAAGCTTTCGTACTCCTCGTTGCTCTGAATCTCCAGGCATGTGTAGCCGGAACG from Paenibacillus thermoaerophilus includes these protein-coding regions:
- a CDS encoding response regulator transcription factor, with product MKKIVRVAVVDDHPLMARATGQLLENIDSLELVGIAEDGKSCLELVERERPEVVFLDYQLPDCTGTQLIQELKTRHPQIRIVVFSGVDISDMLLTFLGLGVSGVISKETDETTLRAMIVCILNHQIVLPRSLLTKLKLPVPDVTQEVELTENEVIIMSMVVKGATHEQIAERIHASKRSVDNYLKRIYDKYGVQTRIQAVERFIRSQYYVADAAGKED
- a CDS encoding polyprenyl synthetase family protein, with product MTSAGSPVYKEMRDIIDGTVGNVQLRELLDACIRHKENERSRWGAITEAAHELAGGRSPKIGRAAALTELALLALDIVDDLQDQDNGGAPWMSCPSSHAMNAALALLALFQKETADHPRGAEAISRLGSLLLRSIDGQQADLNGSVETEADYIEMVRRKSGSLLKLACFMGYSLADGIEPETAERIDELAENFGIAAQIGNDLNDVLRYDVKSDFLHRKRTLPILFLLEDSAAEFPPLRQYYDGELTQEQFLSRKLDCLQYILDSGCVQYCRIVQSYYMDRAEALLAAIPRDESSKERLRRLLFAGPHGPPGS